The Salvelinus alpinus chromosome 35, SLU_Salpinus.1, whole genome shotgun sequence genome window below encodes:
- the LOC139564653 gene encoding cilia- and flagella-associated protein 418-like, protein MFDDHEWDPSCDDLFFRSNMQDCQKLRAKLRRRKGAQAHAYQCSWHSARDLTDLREQHQLKWVCGKHDM, encoded by the exons ATGTTTGACGATCATGAATGGGACCCCTCTTGTGATGACCTATTCTTCAG GAGCAACATGCAAGACTGTCAGAAGCTGCGGGCCAAGCTGAGGAGAAGAAAAGGGGCGCAGGCGCACGCCTACCAGTGTAGCTGGCACTCTGCTCGAGACCTCACCGACCTGAGAGAACAGCACCAGCTCAAGTGGGTCTGTGGGAAGCATGACATGTGA